The genome window gatgaaaccaagattgaactctttggcccgaatgccaagcgtcacatctggaggaaacatggcacaatccctacagtgaagcatggcggttgcagcatcatgctgtggggatgtttttcagcgtcagggactgggagaccactccggatcgagggaaagatgaacagagcaaagtacagagagatctttgatgaaaacctcctccagagcgctcaggacctcagactggggtgaaggttcaccttccaacaggacaacgaccctaagcacacagccaagacaacgcaggagtggcttcgggacaagtctctgaatgtccttgagtggcccagccagagcctggactttaacccgatcgaacatctctggagagacctgaaaatagctgtgcagcaacgctccccatccaacctgacagagcttgagatctgtagagaagaatgggagaaactgtgccaagcttgtagcgtcatgcctaagaagacttgaggctgtaatcgctgccaaaggtgagggtctgaatacttacataaatgtatatttccctttctttttttttctcttttcattaattagcaaacatttcaaaaaacctgtttttgctttgtcattatggggtattgtgtgtagattgaggagaaaaaaaactagagtcaattttaaaataaggcaaaatgtagaaaaagttaaCGTttttaagggtctgaatactttcctgaggcactgtatattaacatTGTCCTGTTCATTTCAGAGTTGCCCGTTGCAGCCAGTCATAGTGAGGTTTTTCTTCAGAATTCCTTTCGACTGCAAGGGGCATACCATAGTGATGCTTTATGGTTACAAGGTCCGACTACAAGGTCTGAGAAATAAGAGAAAATGTTGTGGTCACTGACATTTATTTAAATTCTACTTTAGCAACAACAGTTAAAGGGACAACCAGTTTGATTATTTTCACTAACTAACACAGAATAGCATTGCACATAGTACAGCCAGTGAACCAATGGAAAGTTAAAAAAAGGAGCAACAATTCCAAGGTAGTGTtcttgagtatatatatatatatatccacatcTTTTCTGGAGGGTGCTGTAAAGAGTGACAGATATTACATGGCACAACTGTAAAAGAAAACATCGTTCAGATATTTTGGTCCATGCTGCACTACCTTACCAAATTCTGTTTTCTTTTAACCTTTTCTCTTGTTCCTGTATTAAAATACCTTTCAATCGTTTAAAGAGAAAATAACTAATTGCTTAAGAGGCTGAACATGGATACACACAAAACCAGAGTCATCAATAAGCATGGTAGTGTACATTACTTTCAGTAAAGAAAAGTTGAGATGAATGAAGAAATTATTCAACACAAAAAGAACTGCAGCACAAGCTTCAACATTTCTGAAGATTCATCACTTAAGAATGTCTCATCTCTTTCAGTGGAAGTTTAATTTCCTTATCCATTCAAGTTCAAGCTGCCTGCTCTGGCCACTAAGTTAcgtaggttggcatttattgggatgaTTTATGTACTGGGGGCAACTCTGCAGTGATCACTAggtggcacagccacaaagtcataaaatctaaccttacatttttacgatatagccaattaTGACTTTGCAGTtggcccatctagcggaaatcactcagttctgcctccagggcaagattcatgacaaacatCCCCCTGCCCAAGGCAACAGGGCTTAGTTTCCTAATCAGAGGGATGTGTTGGTTACTATTTGTTCCCCTCTAATGTACACTCTAATCCCATCAACTACCTAAAATACCCACCCTCCAATGGCCTGCATTCTAGTGGGATCTGTTAATCAAAATTTAAATCGAACAGATCTAAGCCCAACACTTCTGTTGGGAGATCCAGGGTCTCTGTTGAGATACCCAGAGTATCTGATGGGTTATCCAAAGGTATCAGGGCATTCTCAGGTGCATCTTCCTTGGGCTGTGGGTCAGACCCACGCTCAGTCTCCATTGACTCGTTTGTGTCAGTTTCAATGGTGTTACTGTTGTCAAGAGCTGGGAGCTCAGGTTGGATTTGCTCTGTTTGTGGGGCCGGAACCTCCAAGGCTTCGCTGTTCTTTAAGTAATTCGGAGCAGCTTTGGACTCTATGACTGCTTTAATGGACATGACAGTGCTGGTGGTGGATGTGGTACTGGCTGTGGTACTGCTGCTATAAAATATGTCAAATAAATCTTGTGCTTTTGCAGCAGCTAGGCTAGACTTCGGTTTTTCTGATTTCTTCATTACCTCACTTGGGGGTCTCTGCATGAAAGGAGGGGGTGTGACCATCACAGGGACATTCTGCTCACTCTCAGGGACTCCTGGTGCAGATACATCCGACTCCATGGACATCATGATCAGGACAGGCGGGGGAGGCAGGGGAGTCTTGAACTCCGACGTCACTGTTGAAGGCATGGATGTGGGGGCTTGACTATCGGACTCCATTGTGGAAGCTTTGTTTTTGTCTGGTGTAAAATTAGGACCTGGCTTCCCGGTGCCATCTGCTGACTCCACTTCCTCACCACAGAACGCCTTCGAAATGATGTCTGCTGCCAGTACAGGGTCCTTTTTAGGCTGGTTCTGTACGACAGGCAGAGGCGTCTCTCCACTGGCCCCGGGTGGTCTGATAGAGGGGAAGGTGTTGAGAGGGGCCGGTTTAGCATAGACCCAGGGCCCAAGTCCGGAGGACTTTCTCAGGACCATGGAGGGAGCAGGAAGGTTTGGGCGTATTTTCCCAGAGTTGAAGGGTACCCATGTGTTAGTTGGGGGGATGACTGTCTTCCCTGACAGCTTGATAGCAATGCTCTTGGCTGCGGCCACAGACTTTGAAAACGCATCCGGGTCGTCATCCTCTTCAACATCTGCCTCATCTTCCTTCAGGAACTCAGCAGCCACTCTCTCGGCCTCCTTCGCAAGCTCATTTTCTAGTTTTTTCTTCCAACTGAACTTTCCAAAAGCAGACGGAGCCTTTGGCTCTACTTTGGCTGTTTCCTCACTTTTCTTGCGCAGCTTTGCTCTCAATGCTGGATTAGGCCCACAGAAGACTTTGGGAGGCTCACCGGGTTTCTCAGGCTCAGACTGCTTTCTAGATCCTGACTTCTCATCTTCCCTTTGACGCTCACCCTGGTCTTTCCTTGATTGTCTTTCCTCCTTTTCATTCTTAGGtttcccatcctccctctctgatctACACCTCGTCTCCTCTTTCTTGCTATATTTGAGGTTGGGCTCTTTCCCCTTACCATATCTGGaccgctcttcctcctcctcattatGCCTCCAACTAAACTTGGGTCTCTCTTCTATCCTGCTAGACCTaggcctctcttcctcctccctgcgaTTTGTTAaccactcctcctcctcgctATGCTTGTATCTCTCTTCATCCTTCTTACTGTACTTGGGCCACTCTTCCCCCTCCTTGCTATGTTTATATCTCTCCTCTTTCTTGCTATACAAAGACCTCTCGTCTTCCTCCTTTTTGCTATACTtggccctctcttcctcctcctccctcttgttATATTTGTAATTCTCCTTTTTGCTGTGCTTCGCCTTCCCCTCTTTCTCCATGTGTTTGAACTTCTCCTTGTCCTTTCCCTTGTCCTTTTTGCTGCGTTTATGTttcccttcctccttctctttGCTCTTTTTGGATTCTTCCTCTTCGTGTTTGCGTTTGAGCTCAGAGTGCTTTTTGTCACCAACTTCCAACGTGAGTCCAGCCTGACGATCCAGGTTCCTTCTCTGTTCGTAGAGTGGATACTCATACATTCGTTTCTAGCAGAAGGACCAAACACATATGTAAATCATtaaagtgaaaaaaaaaataaaaataaaaaaatgtccctAAAATTAGACTTAAAGGGACAGTTCATCCAAGTGTTCTTACCTTGTAGGGAGTGTATGGACAAGGACAGAGTGCAATCCACAATGAGTTTGTTTACCTAGCCACCAACACCAAACACTAACATTAGAATTTTCTAACCAAAAACCAACGTAAATCAATGTACCCAATATTAGCATGTATGAAATTTCATGCCCAAATCATCTCATAAATTCAAACCAAGTCATTGAACTTTAGACTTTAAATGATTTTAGAAAATGCTTAAATTAGCAGTTGGTGACAGTGGCTAGGTGAACATACTTAAACTTGTATTGCAACCTCTACTTTAGGAAAACATGGTTCACCTAAATTACAAAATGATATATGTCTAAGCTATCCAAAGTAGCAGAccagggttcaaatagtatttgaaatactTTGCTTGatcctgcctggagtgccaaatGAGCAAGATTTTTGGTACTATTTTATGATTTCTATTGCACCAGGCAAGCTCATTTTAAATATTTCAGATACTATTTGATCATAGGCCTGCAAAGTAGACAAAAGACTACTGTGTGCACAAAGCAATAACAAACGCGGCAAGAAACCGAACCAGGTTTCCGAATTTCAAATTTGAAAACATCCTTAATGTAGCCCTAGTGAAATAATGTCCTACTCCCAACTAGTAACGGCCTACCTTGTATTTCTCATTGTGAGTATGACTCGTGGCATGATCTTCAGCACAAATTGCATCCCCGTAAAACTCCTCGCACAGCTGGCAATAATATCCCCTCACAGGCACCAAAAACTCAGATCctatgagagaaaaagagagagaagtttTTAAAAATACCTAATAGTCACAGGAAACAATCATTAATTATTACCTTTACTGTGCTCTCCATGGAAGAACCTGTTATAAAAGTAGATTGTTATAAAATGTAGGTCCGTTACTTGGAGAGTATAAGAAGTACATTCAGTAAACATGGACATATAAACATCAACATTGGTAATTGACTAACGGTTGCCCAAAATGACCCCCTTTACATTGCATATAGAAATCAATTTTTATTTCTTACTTCTTATGCATAGTTTTGTATTCAGTGACTGCAAACTGTGGCAGTGATCCAGCACAAAGAGCCTAAAAGTAAAAGATTGCTAACAACGTTTAACAGTACATTACAAATATTTAGAAAAAGGGAAATATATAAAAACAGAAATTCAAGTTTGTACCTTTAGCAGGTTTAGTCATTTTCTCCCCTGAAGAGTAAATCTTATTAATCTCATTGTTGGAGGAACTTGACGTCCATGGTCGATTGTAAGGATCCTGAGTCTGCACAGTGCCAATGAAAAAAGAATGCATAACCAATTTGCTGTAAAAATACAAGAGATTGCACAATTCAAATTTTAAAAATGCCACGTTGGAAAGGTAAAGGAAATTTGACCAGAGGACAAAGAACAAAAACAGGAGACAGCATTTTCATGATAGTAAACAAAAGCTCTTCAATTCACTGACTGAATGACCAAGAAGGGTCCAGCTGCAGCCAATAAGTCCTTAGCAGAAAGCACAAGAATCCTTGCCGAGAACAGCCAATAGGCTTTCCACATCACATTACATTCATGAGTCTGCTGCATTCCTTTcaaggtagctaactagctagctagcggaCTTCATAGCTAACAGGGCCTGTAAAGAGATGTGTCCATCCAAGTGTTTAATAGATAGTGAAGTTTACATTTAACTTAATAATGAAattgctatctagctagctagacagGATGAACTGACGTGTTGAATTGGATGAGCATACCTTTCCCAAAACAATGACAATGCTAGCTCATAATGCATTATTAAATATTAGTTCCGGCCATGCAATCTAATTGATTATCTCGAGCTCCAGCCGTGCTGGCAACGGCATGAACAGCACGGCTACCTGACCACTCAATCACAAAAATGTATTATTAGGACTTCTACATTAAGCAACACTGTCTAGCTAACACTTTTGTTTATTGCGTAGCCTAGCAAGGATGGTTTGGTTGTTCTCTGTAGTCTGTACGTTATGTGACTAGTTCCACAGCAGGACTCGGGAACTGCTGTAGCTGGAGTCTTATTGGAACATTCTATAAATGGTACACAAACCTTTCGGTGCGATTTGCTGTGCAAGTGTGTGAAAAAATCAAACATGGAACCACAAGTGACATTGCAGTTTTTGCACCAGTGGTTCCCAGCGTCATAGTATTCAAACAGGTCTGCTGGATGCTCGGGAGGCTGGGCACTGGCTGGGGCTTTCTTAGGAGAGGCTCTTAAGGACAATGATGCTGCCTAATGAAGAACAGAAGTTACACAAGTCAGCAAAAGAGCTAAATAAGCCTAGAGGAAGCAGGCAAAAAAAATACTGAAAGACGGTATTAAAAAGACAAAAACACAAAGAGAATTTTACGATGTTCCCCAAACATTGAAATTTCAAAAACTCTCACCTTGACAACATAGGCGATCTGTGTTCCAGCCTTGAGGGAGTTACTCAGGTTATGTCAGAGAATCCTGTTTTTAAGGCTAATATTTGACTCGCATTGTCATATTCCTGTACGCTTATCTCCTCCAATTAATGGTcaaaattacattttaaatactGATCTGTGAGTTGAGCAAAAAAGTTGTGAGAAATGAGTGCTCGATGAGTGCAGTTCAGAGACCATGAGTGGAGTGGAAAAACATCAAGTATGATATTTAAGGAGATTTACTCCTTGCAACAAAACAGTTACAATTCAGAGTTGAGTTTCCAATGAGATCCATTTGACTTTCGTGTATTCTCATCTTCAAATGTTACATATTTTCCATAttcaataacaattattttaattgaATACCCATGTTTAAGTTTTCAAAAAAATTATTTAGAGATTCACCCTATTAACAAATTAGAAATAATTTGAGCCAGTGGAAAGGATTAAAACAGTCCACATAATTGTGATCCCTCTCTGTATGCAAAGTATTCATCCCAACTAATCGCTGCACTCCTAGCTAGCCTACATGTTGATGGTGAAAATGCTCTTATGAAATGACAGTTAAATTACAAAAAACTATGTTAATCTTTCAATCTATGAAAGTAAAGACCCTATATCCAAGCTTCTAACAAACATCTTACCTGAGTTTGGCATCTCCAGAAACTCTTTCAGAGAAAAAGTTTTGAGATGGTGGTGGTCTTTCATAAACAAATACATCAGAGAAGATGTACCCCTAAGCTTAATCACAACTGTTTGCCATATGAAACTGAACAGGTTTCCACACAAGTTGCAGGTTTAAAACACATTAATTTGGAAACATGCATGCATTGGCAGACCAGTTTTGAGATTAGTTGGGTCAGACATTGGCATACAAAGAGGGAACTTGTAAACCGAGGAGTCAAACTCTGCCTCTTGGACAACACCAACAGATGACATAGCACACTGTTTGTCCAGGTAAGCCTGAGCAGTTTGTGCACCACACATTGTTTAACCCCATATATGATGTATAAGCAAAAGGCTGAATGCCAGGTATTCAAAGTACActttatatacaaaagtatgtggacaccctttcaaattagaggattcggctatttctgccacacccgttcctggcaggtgtataaaatcgagcacacagacatgaaatctccatagacaaacattggcagtcgaATGGACaaactgaagagctcaatgactttcaacgtggcactgtcataggatgccacccttCCAACTAGTCAGTtcataaaatttctgccctgctagagctaccccagtcaactgtacgtgctgctattgtgaagtggaaacatctaggagcaacaacggctcagctgcgaagtggtaggccacacaagctctgtcctcggttgcaacactcactaccgagttccaaactgcctctggaagcaacgtcagcacaataactgttcgtcagcagcttcatgaaatgggtttccatggccgagcagccgcacacaagcctaagatcaccatgcacaatgccaagcgtcggctggagtggcgtaAAGCTCGACACCATTGGACTCGGGAGCAGTGGAAACTcattctctgaagtgatgaatcacacttcaccatctggcagtccgacggacaaatctgggtttggcggatgccaggagaactgctacctgcctcaatgcatagtgccaactgtaaagtttggtggaggaggaataatggtctgaggctgttaaTGTtttgggctaggtcccttagttccagtgaaatcttaacgatacagcatacaatgacattctagatgactctgtgtttccaactttgaggcaacagtttggggaaggccctttcctatttcagcatgataatgcccccatgcacaaagcgaggtccatacagaaatggtttgtcgagatcggtgtggaagaacttgactggcctgcagagccctgaactcaatcccaTCGAACATATTagtgatgaattggaacaccaactgcTAGTCAGGCCTAATCGACAAACATCAGtgaccaacctcactaatgcttgtggctgaatgtaaccaagtccccgcagcaatgttccaacatctagtggaaagccatcccagaagagtggaggctgttatagcagcaaaagggggaccaactccatattaatgaccatgattttggaataagatgttcaacgagaaggtgtccacatacttttggtcatgtagtgcaatTACTGCTTACTGGTATTTAATCAAATCAGACAAGGGCAAGTATACATTTAAAATCAAAACCGGACCTTTTGAATAGTTATTCATTAAGTCATTTAGACTCATATCCTAAAATAAAGCAAAGTTGACCTGTCACTTTCTGCAGAATAATTACATTTCTGCAGCAACATGCTTTTCTAAGGTTTTACCAGTACTTCAGCTCTCTGGCTTGTGCCTGGAGCAGCTTACGGAATTCTACCTTGGCAGAGGCCTGGACCCCAGGTGATACCTCTCGGCTGCGAGCGCGGTCCTGTTTCTTCTCCTtgtctggaggtggtgggtgtgtTGGATGCTCAAGGTCTCCAGAAGCCCTACCCTCTCGCCGGGGCTTGTCAGTTGGTTGTAGACCGAGAATAAGAGCCACTTTGTCAAGCTCGCATCGTTTCTTCTCTGCTACCTCGTGCTCGTTGCGGAGCACAGCAATCTGAGACATGACCTCTTCCTGGAGCCGACTGATCTCTGACAGTAATGGGTCCTTATGGCCATCCTTTTCACGCCGCTTTTTGCGCAGCAGTTCCCCTACAAAGacaacaataaaaaaatgtatccaaCTGTGCAACAACCTTATGAATTTGAGTTTTTTCTGTAACTAACAAATATAGGAAAGGCTTTGAGATGATTGAAGTACCTTGCTGTTTTCGCAACCTCTCCAGTTCCTTCATGAGATAATCTTTCTTCTTCATGCGGATCTCTCGGTCTTTTCTCAGTTTTTCACGTTCTTCAAGAACCTACAGAATGCAGGAGAATCATTAGAGAACTAGTGTATGCCAAAACAGCATCAAATGACAATACTGTAGGCTTCATTTGAATTTAAGTGGATAGGCTGAATACTCCACCTTTTGTTTTTGgctttcattatttctctcttCTAAAACCCTCCTGTCCTTGCCATTATCCTGAGCGGCCATCTTTGATGATACTATACAGGAATAATGTACAAAATTAGATAGGAGTTACATCATCAAAACTACTGTTTACAGtattttcagaaagtattcagaccacttgacttttttacattgttacattacagccctattctaagaTGTATTACTTGTTTCTCTCATCAATCGACACAAAATCGGCCactatgacaaagcaaaaacagctttagAACTTTTTCCaaatatattaaaataaaaaaatcacattcacataagtgttcagaccctttactcagtactttgttgaagcacctttggcagcgattacagccttgagtctaattgagtatgacgctacaagcttggcacacctgtatatttggggagtttctcccattgctctctgcagatcctctcaagctctgtcaggttggatggggagtgttgctgcacagctattttcaggtctctccagagatgttcgatagggttcaagtccgggccactcaaggacattcagagacttgtcccgaagccactcctgcgttgtcttggctgtgtgcttagggtcgttgtcctgttggaaggtgaaccttcaccccagcctgaggtcctgagtgctctggagcaggtttccatcaaggatctctctatactttgctccgttcatctttcccttgatcctgactagtctcccagtccctgcggttgaaaaacatccccacagcttgatgctgccaccaccatgctttacagtagggatggttccaggtttcctccagacgtgacacttgataTTCAGGCTAAGGAGTTCAAtcttcatcagaccaaagaatcgtgtttctcatggtctgagagtcctttaggtgccttttggcaaactccaagcgggctctcatgtgccactaccataaaggcctgattggtggaatgctgcagagatggttgtccttctggaaggttctcccatctccacagaggaactctggagctcggtcagagtaaccatcaggttcttggtcacgtccctgaccaagacccttctccctcaATTGCCCAGTTTggcccgggtggccagctctaggaagagtcttggtggctccaaactttttccatttataaatgacggaggccactgtgtttttggggaccttcaatgctgcagaaatgttttggtacccttccccagatctgtgcctcgacacaatcctgtctaggagctctacggacaatttctttgacctcatggcttggtttttgctctgacatgcactgtcaactatgggaccttatatatacaggtgtgtgcctttccaattcatgtccaatcaattgaatttaccacaggtggactcaatggACACAAAGTCttgtagcaaagggtctgaatacttatgacaaTAAGGTagttctgtttttattttcaatatatttgcaaaaatgtctaaaaaggggcctcccgagtggcgcagaggtctaaggcactgcatcgcagtgctagctgtgccactagagatcctggtttgagtccaggctctgtcaaaGCCTGCTGCGACCGGGtgacccatggggtggcgcacaattggcccagcgtcgtccgggttaggggagggtttggccagcagggatgttcttgtcccatcacgcgttagcgactcctgtggcgggctgggcgcaatGCAAgctcgccagttgtacggtgtttcctctgacacattggtgcggctggctttcgggttaagaggacattgtgtcaagaagcagtgcggcttggctgggttgtgtttcggaggatgcacggctctagattgtcgcctctcccgagtccgtacgggagtctCAGCGattggacaagactgtaactaccaattggttaccacaaaattggggagaataaaaacatgtttaaaaacctgttttcgctttgtcattatggtgtattgtgtgaagattgatggtgatttaatccattttagaataaggctgtaacattacaaaatgtgggaaaagagaaggggtctgaatactttcggaaagCACTATGTGCTGCAGTTTCATTGATCACCAACAAAAAGTATTTATTGAAGAGGAATGAACAAGTAATTAAACATCCACTTATTCAATGGTTTGTTCTCACCTTTTCTTTCACCCCCCTGGTGTAACTCTGGCTGGATGACGTTCAAGTATGGTCTGTCAAACGGCGGGGCGTTCGGAAAATCTTCAACGGGAGATTGAGGCAGCATGCCCATAGATGGAGGTGGGTACATCGGCCACTGTTGGGGCATGTAAGGCCAGTTCCCATACTGCCCAAAGCCATGAGGTGGATAGTTGGGTGGTACCAGACCATGTGCCTGGGCTTGGGCGTAGGCAGGAATCGAGATAGAAGGGTGGGTGGGTGTCACTGGAGTAGTTTCAGTCTTCACCTCTCCGCCGCCTCGAGTCTTCCCATGGATGCTGCGCTTGTCAGATGGGGGTGACTTCTTCTGGCTCCTTCTGTTATCACAGCTGCTGCTCAGGCTCCTGCTACGACTCAGGCTGTGGCTTTCGCTACGACTGCTACCACTGCTGGAGCTGCTCCCACTGTGGCTCTTACGCCTGCCTCTGCTCCTGTCTGAGCTTCTTGAAGAGTCACGGTGACCCCGCCTCCTCCCAGGACAAAGGGTTTTTGGAGGGGGCCTCTTTCCATGCAGACGCTCCTGAGTCCTGGCAGCCATCTTGCTGATCTCCGTCACCCCCAGATCCAGCCCAATGGTTTTGAGGAGGTCCTGGATCTTCTCGTACTCCTCCACGTCTTGCTTCTCCTTCCCTTCCAGTGGTCCTGTTCCTAGTGGGTAGTCATTAGGCTCTTCAACCTTGATATTATGGTCAGGGGTGGCAGAGGACCTGCTTTGATGCTGATACCTCATGTCCACCTGTTGCTGACGAGAGCTTCTCTGATCGACAATACCAGGATGGCCCTCTAGGTGCGGTGAGGCACCATAGCTTGCCGGCTCACTCATAATATCACCATAGAGCTCTGACAGACTGTGTTGACGGGGAACTCCTGCTGGAGTCGGAGACCTGCCCTTCTCTAGATCATCTTCATCGCCATAAAGGAACTTCTCCTCATCGTCAATGTCTGGTACCCTCTTCCTTTTCTCCTCCTGCGGTGCAGATGCACCTCCCAACAAGCCAAGGATCCCTGCAATCCCACTGGGATCAAGCCTGCCCTGGGCCATGCGTGGGTCATCTCTCAGCTCTCCCAGCATGGTGGCCAACATGTTAGGGTCCATGCCTTTCATAGCTGAGAGGAGACGCTCTGCCTCAGCACCAGGGGTAACTCTTGGAGAATCACTGTTCTGCAAAAAAACAATATATGATGAAGAAATTAATCATGATAATAATTTGGATAAAAGAAATAAGGTCATTGTGGGATGACAGGGTTAGAATGAGTATGACGATGGATAATACACTACACAGCTATATACTACATAACtaatttaacacagtaataaaatGGCAAATGTCCCCTACCTGCACAAATGAAGGGGAGTCAGTCTCCGAGTCCATGCGCCTCTTCAGGATGGACTTGGTGGGAATGTTCATGTCTTCCATCTCTTTGTGGTGACGGGCCAACTCCAGCTCCTTGAACCTGCTCATCCTCTTTATCTTATTACCGCCTCCCCTGCTGCTCCTGCTACTGCTGGTACTGCTACTGCTGGTACTGCTGGTACTGACACTGCGGCTCCTGCTCTTGTGTGGACCAACACTCTTTGCTCTGCTTATACTGCGGGCCTGTCCATAGCTCTGACCACAACTCCTGCTCCTGCTTCGGGACCTGCTTGGCGGACGGCTCTTGCTCCGTCCCCCCATTTCAGGGCTGCGGCTTCGGGCCCGGCTTTTACTCCGTCCCTCCAATTCAGGACTGCGGCTTTGAGTAAGGCTTTTGCTCTGTCCCCCCATTGCAGGGCTGCGACTTCGGGCACGGCTTTTACTCTGTCCCCCCATTGCAGGGCTGCGACTTCGGGCACGGCTTTTACTCTGTCCC of Salmo salar chromosome ssa01, Ssal_v3.1, whole genome shotgun sequence contains these proteins:
- the LOC106605918 gene encoding zinc finger protein 318, whose product is MYRGRPLPPRGGYPQQCEDRGPTPGRSYPGPPFREERGRPRPPFQGYNDGPSDPYRRSPPLRRYPSPGSVSHRGPGGEYWGSGPPPRERSPSSPRGGIPTDHSLVITVGNELTGPAGAGLPSRDYPPYLPKRSSYDGPDDRGPRRQSPSRGRSRPRSRSPGIRGRSKSRPRSRSPTMGGQSKSRARTRSPAMGGRSKSRARSRSPAMGGRSKSRARSRSPAMGGQSKSRARSRSPAMGGQSKSRARSRSPAMGGQSKSLTQSRSPELEGRSKSRARSRSPEMGGRSKSRPPSRSRSRSRSCGQSYGQARSISRAKSVGPHKSRSRSVSTSSTSSSSTSSSRSSRGGGNKIKRMSRFKELELARHHKEMEDMNIPTKSILKRRMDSETDSPSFVQNSDSPRVTPGAEAERLLSAMKGMDPNMLATMLGELRDDPRMAQGRLDPSGIAGILGLLGGASAPQEEKRKRVPDIDDEEKFLYGDEDDLEKGRSPTPAGVPRQHSLSELYGDIMSEPASYGASPHLEGHPGIVDQRSSRQQQVDMRYQHQSRSSATPDHNIKVEEPNDYPLGTGPLEGKEKQDVEEYEKIQDLLKTIGLDLGVTEISKMAARTQERLHGKRPPPKTLCPGRRRGHRDSSRSSDRSRGRRKSHSGSSSSSGSSRSESHSLSRSRSLSSSCDNRRSQKKSPPSDKRSIHGKTRGGGEVKTETTPVTPTHPSISIPAYAQAQAHGLVPPNYPPHGFGQYGNWPYMPQQWPMYPPPSMGMLPQSPVEDFPNAPPFDRPYLNVIQPELHQGGERKVSSKMAAQDNGKDRRVLEERNNESQKQKVLEEREKLRKDREIRMKKKDYLMKELERLRKQQGELLRKKRREKDGHKDPLLSEISRLQEEVMSQIAVLRNEHEVAEKKRCELDKVALILGLQPTDKPRREGRASGDLEHPTHPPPPDKEKKQDRARSREVSPGVQASAKAASLSLRASPKKAPASAQPPEHPADLFEYYDAGNHWCKNCNVTCGSMFDFFTHLHSKSHRKTQDPYNRPWTSSSSNNEINKIYSSGEKMTKPAKGSEFLVPVRGYYCQLCEEFYGDAICAEDHATSHTHNEKYKKRMYEYPLYEQRRNLDRQAGLTLEVGDKKHSELKRKHEEEESKKSKEKEEGKHKRSKKDKGKDKEKFKHMEKEGKAKHSKKENYKYNKREEEEERAKYSKKEEDERSLYSKKEERYKHSKEGEEWPKYSKKDEERYKHSEEEEWLTNRREEEERPRSSRIEERPKFSWRHNEEEEERSRYGKGKEPNLKYSKKEETRCRSEREDGKPKNEKEERQSRKDQGERQREDEKSGSRKQSEPEKPGEPPKVFCGPNPALRAKLRKKSEETAKVEPKAPSAFGKFSWKKKLENELAKEAERVAAEFLKEDEADVEEDDDPDAFSKSVAAAKSIAIKLSGKTVIPPTNTWVPFNSGKIRPNLPAPSMVLRKSSGLGPWVYAKPAPLNTFPSIRPPGASGETPLPVVQNQPKKDPVLAADIISKAFCGEEVESADGTGKPGPNFTPDKNKASTMESDSQAPTSMPSTVTSEFKTPLPPPPVLIMMSMESDVSAPGVPESEQNVPVMVTPPPFMQRPPSEVMKKSEKPKSSLAAAKAQDLFDIFYSSSTTASTTSTTSTVMSIKAVIESKAAPNYLKNSEALEVPAPQTEQIQPELPALDNSNTIETDTNESMETERGSDPQPKEDAPENALIPLDNPSDTLGISTETLDLPTEVLGLDLFDLNFD